One genomic region from Streptomyces venezuelae encodes:
- a CDS encoding DUF1918 domain-containing protein: MQASVGDKLLVHGRTVGHHDRTAEVLQVLGENGTPPYRVKFDDDGHEALMSPGPDTVVRHRPEAGAG, from the coding sequence ATGCAGGCGAGCGTGGGCGACAAGCTGCTGGTGCACGGCCGTACCGTCGGTCATCACGACCGTACGGCCGAGGTTCTGCAGGTGCTGGGGGAGAACGGCACTCCCCCGTACCGCGTGAAATTCGACGACGACGGTCACGAGGCCCTGATGTCGCCGGGCCCCGACACCGTCGTGCGTCACCGCCCCGAGGCGGGAGCCGGCTGA
- a CDS encoding glycoside hydrolase family 10 protein, with product MAGATGAALAVTGASEGGTGETAGASASDGTGRATATGSPARKGPHRRRDFRGVWVATVANRDWPSRSGLTAEEQRAELLAHLDKAVERRLNVVVLQVRPAADALWPSPHEPWAQCLTGTQGRDPGWDPLGTAVEEAHARGLELHAWFNPYRVANHTDPARLAADHPARLRPEWVLPYGGKLYYNPGLPEVRRFVQDAMLDAVRRYDVDAVHWDDYFYPYPVAGQVFADDEAYARYGADFPDKASWRRNNTDLLVSEMAARIKEVKKHVAFGVSPFGVWRNIATDPEGSDTLAGVQTYDDLYADTRKWIREGWIDHVVPQLYWNIGLPAADYAKLLPWWDAVVRGTGVGLYVGEALYKAGDPAQPEAWQDPGELSRHLELATTYGSVGGHCFFAAKEVAEDRAGAMATVVADHYPTRVRPPKGRAQPAPASGR from the coding sequence GTGGCCGGCGCCACCGGGGCGGCGCTCGCGGTGACGGGAGCGTCGGAGGGAGGGACCGGCGAGACCGCCGGAGCCTCCGCCTCCGACGGGACCGGCAGAGCCACCGCCACCGGGTCCCCGGCCCGGAAGGGACCGCACCGCCGGCGTGACTTCCGGGGCGTGTGGGTGGCCACCGTCGCCAACCGCGACTGGCCCTCCCGGTCGGGCCTGACCGCCGAGGAACAGCGCGCCGAACTCCTCGCCCACCTCGACAAGGCCGTCGAGCGCCGGCTCAACGTGGTGGTCCTCCAGGTCCGGCCGGCCGCCGACGCCCTGTGGCCCTCGCCGCACGAGCCGTGGGCGCAGTGTCTGACCGGTACGCAGGGCCGCGACCCGGGCTGGGACCCGCTGGGCACGGCCGTCGAGGAGGCCCATGCACGAGGGCTCGAACTGCACGCCTGGTTCAACCCGTACCGTGTGGCGAACCACACGGATCCCGCCCGGCTCGCCGCGGACCATCCGGCCCGCCTCCGACCGGAATGGGTGCTGCCCTACGGCGGCAAGCTCTACTACAACCCCGGTCTGCCCGAGGTCCGCCGCTTCGTGCAGGACGCGATGCTGGACGCGGTGCGCCGCTACGACGTCGACGCCGTGCACTGGGACGACTACTTCTACCCGTACCCGGTGGCCGGGCAGGTCTTCGCCGACGACGAGGCCTACGCGCGGTACGGGGCGGACTTCCCCGACAAGGCGTCCTGGCGGCGGAACAACACCGATCTGCTGGTCTCCGAGATGGCGGCCCGGATCAAGGAGGTCAAGAAGCACGTGGCCTTCGGGGTGAGCCCCTTCGGCGTGTGGCGGAACATCGCCACCGACCCGGAGGGCTCGGACACCCTTGCCGGAGTCCAGACGTACGACGACCTGTACGCCGACACGCGCAAGTGGATCCGGGAGGGCTGGATCGACCACGTCGTGCCGCAGCTCTACTGGAACATCGGCCTGCCCGCGGCCGACTACGCGAAGCTGCTGCCCTGGTGGGACGCGGTCGTCCGGGGGACCGGCGTCGGTCTGTACGTCGGCGAGGCGCTCTACAAGGCGGGCGATCCCGCCCAGCCTGAGGCCTGGCAGGACCCGGGGGAGCTGTCACGCCATCTGGAGCTCGCCACCACGTACGGGTCGGTCGGCGGGCACTGCTTCTTCGCGGCGAAGGAGGTCGCCGAGGACCGGGCCGGGGCGATGGCCACCGTGGTGGCCGATCACTACCCGACCAGGGTCCGTCCGCCGAAGGGGAGGGCTCAGCCGGCTCCCGCCTCGGGGCGGTGA
- a CDS encoding NUDIX hydrolase, whose amino-acid sequence MQWTKLSERSVYENRWFQVNLADVELPDGRHLDHYLIRLRPVAVATAVNEADEVLMLWRHRFITDSWGWELAAGVVEDGEDVETAAAREMEEETGWRPGPLRHLLTVEPSNGLTDARHHLYWAERATYTGPPEDAFESSRRAWIPLKRVPDMIARGEIPAANMAAGLLMLHHLRLG is encoded by the coding sequence GTGCAGTGGACGAAACTGAGCGAACGCTCTGTCTATGAGAATCGCTGGTTCCAGGTGAACCTCGCGGACGTCGAACTCCCGGACGGCCGCCACCTCGACCACTATCTGATCCGGCTCCGCCCGGTCGCCGTCGCGACCGCCGTCAACGAGGCCGACGAAGTCCTGATGCTCTGGCGCCATCGCTTCATCACCGACAGCTGGGGCTGGGAACTGGCCGCCGGTGTCGTCGAGGACGGGGAGGACGTCGAGACCGCCGCCGCCCGCGAGATGGAGGAGGAGACCGGCTGGCGGCCGGGGCCGCTGCGCCATCTCCTCACCGTCGAGCCGTCGAACGGCCTCACCGACGCCCGCCACCACCTCTACTGGGCGGAGCGGGCCACGTACACCGGTCCGCCGGAGGACGCGTTCGAGTCCTCGCGGCGGGCCTGGATCCCGCTCAAACGGGTCCCCGACATGATCGCCCGCGGTGAGATCCCGGCGGCCAACATGGCCGCAGGGCTGCTGATGCTCCACCATCTGCGCCTCGGCTGA
- a CDS encoding transcriptional regulator, whose amino-acid sequence MQPNTLLDALLDEAGVSHAGLAARVNRAGRARGIPLRYEHTAVARWLKGQRPRGQVPDLICEVLAARLHRQVTLDDIGLGVPGGAPPAFGTPLSGFVERAAALWRSDEQQRPHIVGAHALTGTPAVMPVWEWENPPEDVDVSRDGRGTAVSAADIAVLSAARSHYEQMYRKAGGIATRARIVGFLTTETAPLLRGAYSDALGRRLHRATGGLVAVAGICAYDADAHGLAQRYFHQALRLAKASGDRGLGAYVIALLVNQSLFMGEYRQAVAFAEAALRAAGRQITPALAADLTAMQAKAYAHLGDGAAALACIRRAEAEAERISPGAEPAETGYVQPGLVNVQVAEALLSLGDLPAAHEHASAAVLTPSHDRGRVHRLAMLCQIELRRGEVDGAARTAVEMTERARGMESRRLRDRLRQVREHLLASGGGDALEAAALIDGALRVPL is encoded by the coding sequence ATGCAGCCCAACACCCTGCTCGACGCCCTGCTCGACGAAGCGGGCGTCTCCCACGCCGGGCTCGCCGCCCGGGTGAACCGGGCCGGCCGGGCCAGGGGGATCCCCCTGCGTTACGAACACACGGCCGTGGCCCGCTGGTTGAAGGGCCAGCGGCCGCGCGGCCAGGTGCCCGACCTTATCTGCGAGGTGCTCGCCGCCCGGCTGCACCGCCAGGTGACCCTGGACGACATCGGCCTCGGAGTGCCGGGCGGAGCACCGCCTGCCTTCGGTACGCCGCTCTCCGGCTTCGTCGAGCGCGCGGCCGCCCTGTGGCGCTCCGACGAGCAGCAGCGCCCGCACATAGTCGGCGCGCACGCCCTGACGGGTACACCCGCGGTGATGCCGGTGTGGGAGTGGGAGAACCCGCCGGAGGACGTGGACGTCTCCCGCGACGGCCGGGGGACCGCGGTCTCCGCCGCCGACATCGCCGTACTGAGCGCCGCCCGGTCCCACTACGAGCAGATGTACCGCAAGGCGGGGGGCATCGCGACCCGCGCCAGGATCGTCGGCTTCCTCACCACCGAGACCGCGCCCCTGCTGCGCGGCGCGTACAGCGACGCGCTCGGCCGACGGCTGCACCGGGCCACCGGCGGTCTGGTGGCGGTGGCCGGAATCTGTGCGTACGACGCGGACGCGCACGGTCTCGCCCAGCGCTACTTCCATCAGGCACTGCGGCTCGCGAAGGCCAGTGGGGACCGGGGGCTCGGCGCCTATGTCATCGCGCTCCTGGTCAACCAGTCGCTGTTCATGGGGGAGTACCGGCAGGCGGTGGCCTTCGCGGAGGCGGCGCTGCGGGCCGCCGGCCGCCAGATCACCCCGGCGCTCGCCGCCGATCTGACGGCGATGCAGGCGAAGGCGTACGCGCATCTGGGCGACGGCGCGGCCGCGCTGGCCTGCATCCGGCGTGCGGAGGCGGAGGCGGAGCGGATCAGCCCGGGCGCGGAGCCCGCCGAGACGGGGTACGTCCAGCCGGGGCTGGTCAACGTGCAGGTCGCGGAGGCCCTGCTCAGTCTGGGTGACCTCCCGGCGGCCCACGAGCACGCCTCGGCGGCGGTCCTGACACCCTCGCACGACCGGGGCCGGGTGCACCGGCTGGCCATGCTGTGCCAGATCGAGCTGCGGCGCGGCGAGGTCGACGGGGCCGCGCGGACGGCGGTGGAGATGACCGAGCGGGCCCGGGGCATGGAGTCGCGGCGGCTGCGGGACCGCCTGCGGCAGGTGCGGGAGCATCTCCTCGCGAGCGGCGGGGGCGACGCCCTGGAAGCGGCGGCTCTCATCGACGGGGCTCTGCGCGTTCCCCTGTAG
- a CDS encoding 3-hydroxybutyryl-CoA dehydrogenase, producing the protein MADIERVGVVGCGQMGAGIAEVCARSGLEVKVAETTGEALELGRTRLYNSLSKAAERGKISEEERDATLARLSFTTDLGEFADRDLVIEAVVENEQIKTEIFQVLDQVMTRPDAILASNTSSIPLVKLAVATSRPDHVIGIHFFNPAPVQKLVELIPALTTSEGTISRAQAFAEKALGKHAIRAQDRSGFVVNALLVPYLLSAIRMFESGIASREDIDNGMEFGCAHPMGPLKLSDLIGLDTIASIADSMYAEFKEPLYAAPPLLQRMVDAGRLGRKTGSGFYPYA; encoded by the coding sequence ATGGCCGACATTGAGCGCGTCGGAGTGGTGGGCTGCGGCCAGATGGGCGCGGGCATCGCAGAGGTGTGTGCCCGCAGCGGCCTTGAGGTGAAGGTCGCCGAGACCACCGGCGAGGCGCTGGAGCTCGGCCGCACGCGGCTCTACAACTCGCTGTCGAAGGCCGCCGAACGCGGCAAGATCAGCGAGGAGGAGCGGGACGCGACGCTCGCGCGCCTCAGCTTCACCACCGACCTGGGCGAGTTCGCCGACCGCGACCTCGTGATCGAGGCGGTCGTCGAGAACGAGCAGATCAAGACCGAGATCTTCCAGGTGCTCGACCAGGTGATGACCCGGCCCGACGCCATCCTGGCCTCGAACACCTCCTCCATCCCGCTCGTCAAGCTGGCCGTGGCGACCTCCCGCCCCGACCACGTCATCGGCATCCACTTCTTCAACCCGGCCCCGGTGCAGAAGCTGGTGGAGCTGATCCCGGCCCTCACCACCTCCGAGGGCACGATCAGCCGTGCGCAGGCCTTCGCCGAGAAGGCGCTCGGCAAGCACGCGATCCGCGCGCAGGACCGCTCGGGCTTCGTCGTCAACGCCCTGCTCGTGCCGTACCTGCTCTCCGCGATCCGGATGTTCGAGTCGGGCATCGCGAGCCGCGAGGACATCGACAACGGCATGGAGTTCGGCTGCGCCCACCCGATGGGCCCGCTGAAGCTCTCCGACCTCATCGGTCTGGACACGATCGCCTCGATCGCCGACTCGATGTACGCCGAGTTCAAGGAGCCGCTGTACGCCGCTCCCCCGCTGCTCCAGCGCATGGTGGACGCGGGCCGGCTCGGCCGGAAGACGGGCTCGGGCTTCTACCCGTACGCCTGA
- a CDS encoding PP2C family protein-serine/threonine phosphatase, producing the protein MIRSRSLVSAGSRLRRLAPLALPTAWGAVAVVWKFGCPLARQPGLPMRIATSVVFLTVGTGLVLGVRRGLARELARVRAVADATQQVLLRPPPARLDGLALAAGQLSASRGASVGGDLYEAVATPYGVRIVVGDVRGHGLAALGAVVAVLGSFREAAHDEPELGGVLRRLERALERHLRERARDEHPARSGVEPEHPAAEEFVTLLLLEVAADGRLAVLNCGHPGPYRIGRRVELLPLGDPLPPLGVLPLPGALVPYAGSRLLPGETMVLYTDGAEEARDHRGRFFALDDALVRLAGEAPAALVRRLHAALLDHTGGRLADDIALLVVRNDRVRVPAQPAEPGLRRPRPAPSSHC; encoded by the coding sequence ATGATCCGTTCCAGGTCGTTGGTCTCCGCTGGCTCCCGGCTCCGCCGGCTGGCCCCGCTCGCTCTTCCCACCGCCTGGGGCGCGGTGGCCGTGGTGTGGAAGTTCGGCTGTCCGCTGGCCCGGCAGCCGGGGCTGCCCATGCGGATCGCCACCAGCGTCGTCTTCCTCACCGTCGGCACCGGGCTCGTCCTCGGTGTCCGGCGGGGCCTCGCACGTGAGCTGGCCCGGGTGCGGGCCGTCGCCGACGCCACGCAGCAGGTGCTGCTGCGGCCGCCGCCCGCCAGGCTCGACGGACTGGCGCTGGCCGCCGGGCAGTTGTCGGCCTCGCGGGGCGCGTCCGTGGGCGGGGACCTGTACGAGGCGGTGGCCACTCCGTACGGCGTGCGGATCGTCGTCGGGGACGTGCGGGGGCATGGGCTCGCCGCGCTCGGGGCCGTGGTGGCCGTGCTGGGGAGTTTCCGTGAGGCCGCCCATGACGAGCCCGAACTCGGCGGTGTCCTGCGGAGGTTGGAGCGAGCCCTCGAGCGGCATCTGCGGGAGCGGGCGCGTGACGAGCACCCGGCGCGGAGCGGGGTGGAGCCGGAACATCCGGCGGCCGAGGAGTTCGTGACCCTGCTGCTCCTGGAGGTCGCGGCCGACGGGCGGCTGGCCGTGCTCAACTGCGGTCACCCCGGCCCGTACCGCATCGGACGGCGGGTGGAGCTGCTGCCGCTCGGCGACCCGCTGCCACCGCTCGGCGTCCTTCCGCTGCCCGGCGCGCTCGTGCCGTACGCCGGTTCCCGGCTGCTTCCCGGCGAGACGATGGTGCTGTACACCGACGGCGCGGAGGAGGCCCGTGATCACCGCGGCCGCTTCTTCGCCCTCGACGACGCCCTGGTACGGCTGGCCGGTGAGGCACCCGCGGCGCTGGTCCGCCGGCTCCACGCGGCCCTCCTCGACCACACGGGCGGCCGGCTCGCGGACGACATCGCGCTCCTCGTCGTACGCAACGACCGTGTCCGGGTGCCGGCGCAGCCCGCCGAACCCGGGCTGCGCCGCCCCCGGCCCGCCCCCTCCTCCCACTGTTGA